CCTCGTGTGTGATAGGGCAGCCGAGAAGCTTCTGTGCTGTCCGGTGCTTACCAAAGCGCATACTCTACAAACCCGCTACTGGACTATTCTATTACTATTTCTACTATGGATTGATGGACTTATGGTTCTCCGCTTACGAGAGAATGGCTTTGCGTAtaatgtataatattaaaatctagTAAGAGTTGAAATGGAATAGTGAGTTGCAGGGTATTCTCCAACAGTAAGAGCATATTCTAATTCAATTGCACTAACAGCGGGAGCTGCTGCCTAGTAAAGGGACTGGATTGGAAAGGTTTTTTGTTCTTTGATCCATTCCCTTGCGCTTGAACTAAGGGGATTGATGTCACTAGGCTTAATGGAATAGGTTCCAAAGGCTATCTAGAGTCGAGTAAGTCCTAAAGGATATCGCATAGCAAGCCTCCCTTGAAGGTTACGATCCTATTTCTGAGGGAATGATTTTTGCACAAGAAAGTAATACAGAAGACATCTTAGGAAGGGCGGCTATGTAGCAGTATTTTTCCTTTCTTACTGCAATCAGAAGTGGGACTATTTCTCGAAGGAGATGGGGGACGTCTCATCCGAGGGAATCAAACTCCCCTTGGGAGTCCTTTCCATCGGTCCCTTATGACCCGCCACCCTTACCAGCAGGCTCAGTTCCGTCTGTCCCGTCGTTACCATCCATTGGCAGTGATTATGAGGTGGAGCAGCCGGCTCCCATACAAGCACCAGTGGATGACACGATGGAAGCTGACAATAAACCCCATGGTTATTGGGCTATTCGCCGAATAATCATGGATTACTTGAAATCCGATATGGACACGCTCTTTGACCGACCCCCTTCTTACAGTAAATATCGTCGGGTCTTCGAGCTGGTAGTTGGACCCAATTGGAAGAGTAAAGCTAGACTCGTTGAGGTATTGGCGGATATAGCCAACAACCCGGCAAATAATCCTGTAAAAGAAAGGTCGCGTCAAATAATGAACGACATCTTCGAGCGGCAAATCAAGGAACGAGATCTTGACAGCTATGAATTTGAAGAATGATAATGTGGGATTTGTTGTCTTTggtagttattttttagttcACGGCATATTTGGGTATCCCCGGGATTCGGGACCCACCCATGAAGTCATCGGGGAGCTAAATCATTCATTTCGTTTTTATGTCTTATACCGTTGCAGCTAAAATAACGCAGGGAATCAATAGGCCAGCCCCGACTCCCGGTGTTCGAACTAGTCATTAATGGTCTCATTGgtacccttttcttttttcggTATGCCGCTCCGCGAGCAAGGAGCGAAAGAACCAAGTGGGCTGTGGTCATGTCAGAATTTGCACCTATTTGTATCTCTTTAGTGATCAGTCTGCTAGTTTCTTTGATCCCACTCGGTGTTCCTTTTCCCTTTGCTTCCAATAGTTGGACCTATCCAGAAAAATTGTCGGCCTACGAATGTGGTTTCGATCCTTTCGGTGATGCCAGAAGTCGTTTCGATATACGATTttatcttgtttcaattttatttattattcctGATCCGGAAGTCACcttttcctttccttgggcAGTACCTCCCAACAAGATTGATCCGTTTGGATCTTGGTCTATGATGgcctttttattgattttgacgATTGGATCTCTCTATGAATGGAAAAGGGGTGCTTCGGATCGGGAGTAATCACTAGTGATAGGGCAAAAATAGGGAGGAAGGACAAAGGAAAGAGCGATGCCTACATTAAATCAATTGATTCGTCATGGTAGAGAAGAAAAACGGCGCACGGACCGTACTAGAGCTTCGGATCAATGTCCCCAGAAGCAAGGAGTACGCCCGCGTGTTTCAACGAGAACACCGAAAAAACCTAATTCAGCTCCACGTAAGATAGCCAAAGTACGATTGAGCAATCGACATGATATATTTGCTCACATTCCGGGCGAAGGTCATAATTCGCAGGAACATTCTATGGTCTTAATAAGAGGAGGTAGAGTGAAAGATTTGCCAGGTGTGAAATCCCATTGTATTCGAGGAGTAAAGGATTTGTTGGGAATTCCGGATCGAAGAAGAGGCAGATCCAAATATGGTGCAGAAAAACCCAAATCGATATGAATGGAGGATGCCTCTGGAACTTCTTTTTCTCAGTCAGGAGAGGTACGAAGTCACTCGCCCCTATTCGATAAGTAAAGGAGAGGGAACAACCACAACGTTATGCCCTAAAATTGAAACGGAGCCCTTCCGAATGACCTATAATGGAGTCTAATACACTAGACAAGAAAGGGAGAAACCGGGCCGACGAAAGAATACCGCCCGTCCGATTTCTTCGTCcggttttattttactttttacagaTATTTTGTTTCTAAGTTTCCGGACTTGCCCTTCGCACGATTCTCTC
The window above is part of the Arachis duranensis cultivar V14167 unplaced genomic scaffold, aradu.V14167.gnm2.J7QH unplaced_Scaffold_73212, whole genome shotgun sequence genome. Proteins encoded here:
- the LOC127744643 gene encoding NADH-ubiquinone oxidoreductase chain 3, which codes for MSEFAPICISLVISLLVSLIPLGVPFPFASNSWTYPEKLSAYECGFDPFGDARSRFDIRFYLVSILFIIPDPEVTFSFPWAVPPNKIDPFGSWSMMAFLLILTIGSLYEWKRGASDRE
- the LOC127744642 gene encoding ribosomal protein S12, mitochondrial — encoded protein: MPTLNQLIRHGREEKRRTDRTRASDQCPQKQGVRPRVSTRTPKKPNSAPRKIAKVRLSNRHDIFAHIPGEGHNSQEHSMVLIRGGRVKDLPGVKSHCIRGVKDLLGIPDRRRGRSKYGAEKPKSI